From the genome of Deinococcus aquiradiocola:
CGAGGATGCTGGCGGGCAGCGTCTTCGGGTCGAGGCGTTCGCTGCTGTACGCGAGGACGCGGGTCCGGAGGTTGGTGGGCAGCCAGCGGTCCCCGCCGCTGCGCAGCGAGGCGCTGACCCGGCCGAGCAGCGTGGCAGGCAGCGGGATGAGCCCCTGGCGGGCCGCGAGCGTCTGCATCGGTTGCAGGGTGTTGCCCCAGTACAGGTCCGCGCCGCGCGGGAGGCTGCCGAGCAGGTCGGCGTCGCTGCCGTACGTGACCTGCACGCGCAGGCCCGTGCGTGCCTGGAAGTCGTTCACGAGCGGCTCCACGCTGCCCCGGGCGCGGCTGGCGTACACGGTGAGGTCCGGGGCGGGCGGGGTGCTCTGCGCCTGGGTTTGTGGCTGGGTCTGGGCGTGGGCCTGTGGGAGAGTGAGGGCGGCGAGCAGGAGGGTGCCCATGAGGCGTCTGGCATTCACATGAGGAATCCTAAGTAAGCAGCTAGGATTTGTCAAATATCGGGCAGCAGAACGGGGCCACCCGACATGGGCGGCCCCGCAGGCCCCGCGGACCTCAGCCCCGGCGTTCGCTCGCCATCAGCGCCGCCCCCACGATGCCCGCCTCGTTCTGCAGGCCCGCGGGCTTCACCGGCGTCTTCACCTTCAGGTACTCCTGCCACTTGTCGGCCTTCTTGCTCAGCCCACCCCCGATGATGAACAGGTCCGGGCTGAACAGCCGCTCCAGGTACTCCAGGTACTCGGTGGCGCGCTTCGCCCACTGCTTCCAGCTGAGGTCCTCGCGGTCCTTCGCGGCCCCCGACGCCCACGGCTCCACCTCGCGCCCGTTCAGCTCGATGTGCCCCAGTTCGGTGTTCGGCACGAGCACCCCGTTGTACATCAGGGCACTCCCGATGCCTGTCCCGAAGGTCAGCATCATCACCACGCCCGGCACGCCCGCCCCCGCCCCGAACCGCGCCTCGGCCAGCCCGGCCGCGTCCGCATCGTTCAGCAGCGTGACGGGGCGGCCCACCGCGCGACTGAAGCGGTCGTCGGCGTCCAGCCCGATCCAGCCCTTGTCGACGTTCGCGGCCGACAGCGTCACGCCGCCCCGCACGATGCCCGGGAACGTCACCCCGATCGGGCCGCTCGTGTCGGGGAACACGCCCGCCAGCTCCGCCACCACGGCCGTCACGTCCTCGGGCCGCGCGCCTTCCGGCGTGGGAATCCGCACGCGTTCCGCGAGCAGCGTCCCGGTCCTCAGGTCCACCGGCGCGCCCTTGATGCCGCTCCCGCCGATATCGATGCCCAGCACCCCGCTCACCTGCGCCTGCGCGCCTGCCGTCGCCTTCTTCGTCATGCCTGACAGCGTATCAGCTGCGCGCCGCGCCGCCCCCGGCACACCAGACATGAGAAGTGCCCCCGCAGACACGCTGCGGGGGCACTTCAGGGACCGGGTTCAGGCGCTCTTGCGGGCGTCCTGGGCGGCGGTATGGGCGGTCTTGGCGCTCGCCACGAGCACCGCGAACGCTTCGGGCTCACGGGCGGCGATGTCGGCCAGCACCTTGCGGTTCAGGTCGATGCCCGCGCCCTTCAGGCCGGCGATGAAGGTGCTGTAGCTCATGCCGTGCAGACGCGCACCGGCGTTGATGCGCTGGATCCACAGGCGGCGGAAGTCACGCTTCTTGTTGCGGCGATCGCGGTACTCGTAGGTCGCCGCGTTCAGCAGGGTCTGGAAGGCGTTCTTGTACTGCTTGCTGCGCGAGCCCCAGAAGCCCTTGGCCTGCTTGAGGGTCTTCTTGTGACGGCGACGGCGGACAACTCCGGTCTTGACGCGTGGCATAGATCAGTTCCCCTTCGGCAGTGCGAGTTTCATACGGGCCCATTCGCTCTTGGCCAGCACGAAGCCTCTGCCTTTACCACGAATCTCATCGCCGCTCTTGCCGGTGTTCTGGTGGCGTTTACCGCTCTTGAACGCCATGACTTTGCCGGTCGCCGTGATCTTCACGCGGCGCACGACACTCTTCTTGGTCTTCATCTTAGGCATGAATCTCCCGAGCCCGGCGAAGCGCCGCCCACAGGGGGCAGGCTGCCGTCTGGGAACGTGGGCCGTCTCTCGCTGGAGACTGTTGGCCGCCCCGTCCCACTTGGCCGACTTGAAAGTATACAGGCCCCCCACCGCCCATACAAGAGGCGCGGCGCACCCGCCCCACCCCTCACCGACGCGAACCGCACCCAAACGTGCACACGCTCACCTTGACGACCCGGGAAGGCAGTGCTACTATTCCTGAGCGCCTGAAATTGCTCAGGCCGAAACCGGAAAAAGCGCGTGCAAGCCGCACAAAACCGGAAGGTAACGCAGGGTAGAGCAGTCTGGTAGCTCGTCGGGCTCATAACCCGGAGGTCGCAGGTTCAAATCCTGTCCCTGCAACCAAAAAGCACCCCCATCCACGTGATGGGGGTGCTTCGTTTGACGCTCCACCTTTACGCCCAACACCGCGTGCTAGCCTGACCCATTATGTTCGAGACCCTTGGGAACAGGCTTCAAGACATCCTGGAGCGGCTGAAACGCGAAAGCAAACTCACCGAAGCCCAGGTCAAGGCCGCCATGCGCGAGATCCGCATGGCCCTGCTGGAGGCCGACGTCAACTTCACGGTCGCCCGCGACTTCGTGGCCCGCGTCAGCGAGAAAGCCGTCGGCGCCGAAGTGCTCGGCAGCCTCACCGCCGGACAGCAGGTCGTGAAAGTCGTCCACGACGAACTCATCGAAACCCTCGGCGGCAAAGCCACCCAGCCCACCCTGAAGAACGAAGGCAACATCATCTTCATGGTCGGCCTGCAGGGCGCCGGCAAGACCACCAGCACCGGCAAACTCGCCAAGTACTACAAGGACAAAGGCCGCCGCGTCCTCCTCATCGCCGCCGACACCCAGCGCCCCGCCGCGCGCGACCAGCTGCGCGTCCTCGGCGCGCAGGTCGGCGTGCCCGTCCTCGAAGTCGCCAACAACGAAACGCCCGCCCAGACCGCCGAACGCCTCCGCGAACACCAGCGCGGCGACTTCCGCGACCTCGTGATCGTCGACACCGCAGGCCGCCTCCAGATCGACGAGACCCTCATGGACGCCCTCGCCGACCTCAAAACCGCCCTGCAGCCCACCGAGACGCTCCTCGTCGTGGACGCCATGACCGGCCAGGAAGCCCTCAACGTCGCCCGGACCTTCGACGAACGCGTCAGCCTCTCCGGCCTCATCATCACCAAGATGGACGGCGACGCGCGCGGCGGCGCCGCCCTCAGCGCCCGCTTCGTCACCGGCAAACCCATCTACTTCGCCGGCACCAGCGAAAAACTCACCGGCCTCGAACCCTTCTACCCCGACCGGGTCGCCGGACGCATCCTCGGCATGGGCGACGTCCTCGGCCTCATCGAACGCGCCCAGCAGGCCGACCTCGCCCAGATGGACATGAAGAAGGCCGGCGAGTTCGACCTCGAAGACCTCCTCAACCAGCTCCGCCAGATCCGCAAGATGGGCCCCCTCGGCGACCTGATCAAACTCATCCCCGGCATGAGCCGCGCCCTCCCCGAAGGCTTCAACGTCGACGAACACCAGATCCAGAAGATCGACGCGCTCATCTCCAGCATGACCCTCAAAGAACGCCGCAACCCCACCATCCTCAACGCCTCACGCCGCAAACGCATCGCCGCCGGCTCCGGCAGCAGCGTCCAGGAAGTCAACCGCCTCATCAAAATGCACGAACAGATGAAAGGCATGATGAAAATGCTCCAGGGCATGCAGGGCGGCCTCGGCGGCAAAGGCGGCAAGATGCCCCGCCTCCCCCAGATGCCCCCCGGCCTCGGCGGCACCCCCCGCAAATAAACACCTTGACGTCCCGCGCCCCGCTCCCTATACTTGCTGGCGCTCCGCAACCGCGGGACGTTAGCTCAATCGGTAGAGCAGCTGACTTTTAATCAGCGGGTTGTAGGTTCAAGTCCTACACGTCCCACCATCTTCACCCCCGTCTTCTGGCGGGGGTGTCGTCGTGTGTGGGGTGTCAGCCGAGGCCGCGTGGGCTGATGTCGACGCGGACGCGGGCGGCGAAGCGGCGGTCGAGGGCGCTGAGGAGTTCGTCGAGTCGGGTTTCGTTGCGGGTGCGGAGCAGCAGCTGGTGCGGGTACGTGCCGCGCACGCGGGCGAGGGGGCTGGGGGCGGGGCCGAGGACTTCGTGCGTGGTGGCGCCCGCGCCGTGGAGGGTGTCGGCGACGTCCTGTGCGGCGATGGCGGCGCGTTGCTGGTCGCGGGCGCTGATTTCGATGTACGTCAGGAGGCGGTGGGGGGGGTAGCCGAGGTCTTCGCGGGCGCGGACTTCGAGGGCCGGGTAGTACGCGGCGTCCTGTCCGGCCTGCAGGCAGCTGAGGGCGGGGTGGGTGGGCTGGAAGGTCTGCACGACGGTGAGGGGGGCGCGGGCGGGGTGCCAGGCGACGAGTTGCCGCAGCAGGCGGTGGTAGCGTTCTCCGGCGCGGAAGTCGGAGATGTTGAGCCAGGTGTCGGCGAGCGTCACGCCGATCAGGGCGAGGTCGGGGGGCGCGTCGAGGGACAGGAGGGCCTGCGTGCCGACCACGACGCCGCTCTCGCCGCGCTGGATGGCGCTCAGGTCGTCCTGCTGGTCGCGGTCGTGGCGGTAGACGGGCATGCCGGGAAGGAGTTTGCGGACTTCCTGCACGATCCATTCGGTGCCGGGGCCGCGGGCCTGCCACATGGGGTCGCCGCATTCGTCGCAGCGGTCGGGGATGGCGGTTTCGTGGCCGCACTGGTGGCAGTGCAGGGCGCGGCGTTCCTGGTGGAAGCGCAGGGGCACGTCGCAGTTGGGGCAGCCGGGCGTGTGCTGGCAGGACGAGCAGCGCAGCAGGGCGGAGTACCCGCGCCGGGGGGCGAGCAGGACGGCCTGTCGGCCGCGTTCCTGCACCTGCCGCAGGACGCGGGCGAGGTCGTGGGAGAGGGGGTAGCCGAGGTCGCCGGGTTTCAGGTGGGGGCTGCTGAGCGGCCCGAGCTGCGGCTGTTCGGGCGGGGCGCTGTAGTCGACGACGTGCAGCCGCATGGCGGGCGGGGGGAGGACTTCGCCGGGGTGGGTGAGGGTTTCGGCGGCGGGCACGCAGCCGAGGATGGCGAGGGGCGTGACGGGGTGGGCGGCGGCGAGGCGCGTGACGAGTTCCGGGATGAAGGCGCGCGAGCCGCTCAGGAGTTTGTGGGCGTCGCTGGCCTCTTCGAGCAGGACGATCAGGCCGAGGTCCGGGTGGGGCGCGCCGAGCGCGAGGGCGCTGCCGACGATCAGGCCCGCTTCGCCGCTGCGGATGAGGTTCCAGGCGTGTTCGCGCTGGGCGGCGTTCAGGGTGCCGCTGAAGCACACGGCGCGCGTGCCTTCGGCGTGCGCGAGGGGCGAGAGGTCGTCCCAGGCGTGCCGGAGGGTGGCGGCGTCGGGCGCGAGGACGAGCACGCCGCGCCCGAGGGACAGCAGGCGGCGCACGCGTGGCGCGAGGCGCGCGTGGCGTTCGGCGCTGCGGCCGCCGTGCAGTCGCCAGACGGGTTCCTGCGGGAGGGTGTCGGGGAGGGGGCGTGGGGGGCGCGTGGCGGGGGCGGGCAGGTCGGGTGGCGCTGCGGGCTGCTGGACGCTGGCGGCCCAGCCGCGCGCGAGGACCTGCGCGACGACGCTGGCGCTGACGCCCGCGCGGGTCGCCCATTCGCCCTGTCCGCCGAGCGGGCCGTGGTCGTGCAGGGTCTGCCACGCGTCCTGCTGGCGGCGGGTGAGGGCCTGTCGTCCTGCCGTGAGGGCGACGTAGCCGGTGGTGGTGCGCGGGGCGGGCGTGAAGCGTTCGTCGAGCAGGCCCTGTTCGCGGATGGCGTCCAGCAGGGGCGCGCCGAAGGTGCTGGCGTCCGTCCAGTCGGGGCCGGGCGTGCGCGGTCCGAAGAGGGTCAGGTCGCTGCCCGGTACGGCGCGCGCCTCGTGGTGCGTGCGGGCTTCCCAGCCGACGCCGAGCAGGTCCGAGAACAGCAGGCCGAGCGGCGTTCGGGCCAGCCTGGACAGGCCGCACAGCGCCGTGACGAAGGCGGGGTTGACCCAGGGGGTGTCGTCGAGGACGTGCACGGTTTCGCGCAGGCGGTGCGTGCCGCGCGCCTCGGCGGGGCCGATCACGATGCCGACCGTGAGTTCGCCGCGCCACGGGACGAGCACGCGGTGCCCGACGGGAGGGCTGGCGTGCGGGTGGCCGTGTGGCGGCAGGAAGTCGTAGGCGGGGACGGGGAGCGGGAGGGCCACCTGCCAGGGGTGCGGCGCGCCGGGTGGCGGGGCGGGGTGAGGGGGCGGCGGGGCGGACATGCCGGGTCAGTATGCCGTGGGGGTGCCCTGCGGAAGGTGACGCCCGGGGTGCGGCGGGGGAGGCGGGTGTGGTGGGGGGTGGGCGCTCGCATCGGTTTCGGTTATCGGGTATACTCTGCCCGGATGGTTACGTTAAGAGCAGAACAATTCGGGGCAGCGGCATGACCCGCTCCCAGACAGGCAGGCAGGCGGGCCGCAAGCCTGCCCCCACCGCCGGAGGCCGGGCCGACAGCGGTCAGCCCGGCAGCGGTGCGGCCAGCGCAGGAGCCGGAAAGGGCCAGGGCAGCAAGAGCAAGGGCGGCAAGGGCGCAGGCGGCAGCACCCAGGGCCGCCCCGCCGCGCCCGCCCGTGAACGCACCCTGCGGCTGTTCTTCGGCCTGAAACTCCCCGAGACGACCAGCCAGGACCTCGTGGCCGCGCAGGCGAAACTCACCAGCAACTGGCGGCGCGTCGACCCCGACCAGCTGCACGTCACGCTCGCGTACCTGCCCGGCGTGCCGGAAGGCAAGGTCGCCGCCCTGCGCGACCTCGGAAAACGCCTCGCCGCCGAGGCCGCCCCCATGACGCTGCGCCTGCGCGGCACCGGCTACCACCCCAACGTCGGCACGCCCCGCGTGTGGTTCGTGAAGGTCGAAGGCGACGGACTCAGCGAACTCGCCGCGCGCCTCGCCGCCGAACTGGACGCGCTCGGCTTTCCCGTCGAGGGGAAATTCCAGCCGCACGTCACCCTGGCCCGCAAGAAAGGCCCCGCCCCGCGCCTCCCGCCCCTCACGTTCACGCAGGACTGGTCCGCCACGCAGATGCACCTCATCCACACCTTCCTGCCGCGCGACAAGACCGGCCCCATCTACGACACCGTGAGCCGCTTCCCCCTCACCGGCAGCGCCCCACTCCCCGCCCCCACCCCCACCGCGACGACGGCGCAGCTCCCCCAGGAGGACGACCATGGATAAACCCGGCAAGCAGGACAAGAACGACAAGGGGAGCGCGAACGCCAGCGAAGGCACCGCCGCCCAGCGCAGCAAGGCCATCGAGACGGCCATGAGCCAGATCGAGAAGCAGTTCGGCAAGGGCGCCATCATGAAACTCGGCGCGGAAAGCAAGCTCGACGTGCAGACCATCAGCACCGGCAGCCTCAGCCTCGACCTCGCGCTCGGCGTGGGCGGCGTCCCCAAGGGCCGCATCACCGAAGTGTACGGCCCCGAATCCGGCGGCAAGACCACCCTGGCCCTCAGCATCATCGCGCAGAGCCAGCGGGCGGGCGGCACCGCCGCCTTCATCGACGCCGAACACGCCCTCGACCCGGTGTACGCCAGAGCGCTCGGCGTCAACACCGACGACCTGCTCGTGTCGCAGCCGGACAACGGCGAGCAGGCACTCGAGATCATGGAGCTCCTCGTGCGTTCCGGCGCGGTGGACATCGTGGTGGTGGACAGCGTCGCGGCCCTCACGCCGCGCGCCGAGATCGAGGGCGAGATGGGCGACAGCCTGCCCGGCCTGCAGGCCCGCCTGATGAGCCAGGCGCTCCGCAAACTGACGGGCGTGCTCTCCAAGACGAACACCGCCGCCATCTTCATCAACCAGGTGCGCGAGAAGATCGGCGTGATGTACGGCA
Proteins encoded in this window:
- the ffh gene encoding signal recognition particle protein; protein product: MFETLGNRLQDILERLKRESKLTEAQVKAAMREIRMALLEADVNFTVARDFVARVSEKAVGAEVLGSLTAGQQVVKVVHDELIETLGGKATQPTLKNEGNIIFMVGLQGAGKTTSTGKLAKYYKDKGRRVLLIAADTQRPAARDQLRVLGAQVGVPVLEVANNETPAQTAERLREHQRGDFRDLVIVDTAGRLQIDETLMDALADLKTALQPTETLLVVDAMTGQEALNVARTFDERVSLSGLIITKMDGDARGGAALSARFVTGKPIYFAGTSEKLTGLEPFYPDRVAGRILGMGDVLGLIERAQQADLAQMDMKKAGEFDLEDLLNQLRQIRKMGPLGDLIKLIPGMSRALPEGFNVDEHQIQKIDALISSMTLKERRNPTILNASRRKRIAAGSGSSVQEVNRLIKMHEQMKGMMKMLQGMQGGLGGKGGKMPRLPQMPPGLGGTPRK
- the rpmI gene encoding 50S ribosomal protein L35, which encodes MPKMKTKKSVVRRVKITATGKVMAFKSGKRHQNTGKSGDEIRGKGRGFVLAKSEWARMKLALPKGN
- the ppgK gene encoding polyphosphate--glucose phosphotransferase, yielding MSGVLGIDIGGSGIKGAPVDLRTGTLLAERVRIPTPEGARPEDVTAVVAELAGVFPDTSGPIGVTFPGIVRGGVTLSAANVDKGWIGLDADDRFSRAVGRPVTLLNDADAAGLAEARFGAGAGVPGVVMMLTFGTGIGSALMYNGVLVPNTELGHIELNGREVEPWASGAAKDREDLSWKQWAKRATEYLEYLERLFSPDLFIIGGGLSKKADKWQEYLKVKTPVKPAGLQNEAGIVGAALMASERRG
- the recA gene encoding recombinase RecA gives rise to the protein MDKPGKQDKNDKGSANASEGTAAQRSKAIETAMSQIEKQFGKGAIMKLGAESKLDVQTISTGSLSLDLALGVGGVPKGRITEVYGPESGGKTTLALSIIAQSQRAGGTAAFIDAEHALDPVYARALGVNTDDLLVSQPDNGEQALEIMELLVRSGAVDIVVVDSVAALTPRAEIEGEMGDSLPGLQARLMSQALRKLTGVLSKTNTAAIFINQVREKIGVMYGNPETTTGGKALKFYATMRLDVRRIGQPVKTGNDSVGTTVKIKVVKNKVAPPFKEVELTLLFGKGFDQLSDLVTLAADMEIIRKAGSFYSYGDDRIGQGKDKAIAYIAERPAMEQEIRERVLAAIKSGNLAPDGAARPVEALADAN
- the thpR gene encoding RNA 2',3'-cyclic phosphodiesterase: MTRSQTGRQAGRKPAPTAGGRADSGQPGSGAASAGAGKGQGSKSKGGKGAGGSTQGRPAAPARERTLRLFFGLKLPETTSQDLVAAQAKLTSNWRRVDPDQLHVTLAYLPGVPEGKVAALRDLGKRLAAEAAPMTLRLRGTGYHPNVGTPRVWFVKVEGDGLSELAARLAAELDALGFPVEGKFQPHVTLARKKGPAPRLPPLTFTQDWSATQMHLIHTFLPRDKTGPIYDTVSRFPLTGSAPLPAPTPTATTAQLPQEDDHG
- the rplT gene encoding 50S ribosomal protein L20 is translated as MPRVKTGVVRRRRHKKTLKQAKGFWGSRSKQYKNAFQTLLNAATYEYRDRRNKKRDFRRLWIQRINAGARLHGMSYSTFIAGLKGAGIDLNRKVLADIAAREPEAFAVLVASAKTAHTAAQDARKSA
- the priA gene encoding replication restart helicase PriA, giving the protein MSAPPPPHPAPPPGAPHPWQVALPLPVPAYDFLPPHGHPHASPPVGHRVLVPWRGELTVGIVIGPAEARGTHRLRETVHVLDDTPWVNPAFVTALCGLSRLARTPLGLLFSDLLGVGWEARTHHEARAVPGSDLTLFGPRTPGPDWTDASTFGAPLLDAIREQGLLDERFTPAPRTTTGYVALTAGRQALTRRQQDAWQTLHDHGPLGGQGEWATRAGVSASVVAQVLARGWAASVQQPAAPPDLPAPATRPPRPLPDTLPQEPVWRLHGGRSAERHARLAPRVRRLLSLGRGVLVLAPDAATLRHAWDDLSPLAHAEGTRAVCFSGTLNAAQREHAWNLIRSGEAGLIVGSALALGAPHPDLGLIVLLEEASDAHKLLSGSRAFIPELVTRLAAAHPVTPLAILGCVPAAETLTHPGEVLPPPAMRLHVVDYSAPPEQPQLGPLSSPHLKPGDLGYPLSHDLARVLRQVQERGRQAVLLAPRRGYSALLRCSSCQHTPGCPNCDVPLRFHQERRALHCHQCGHETAIPDRCDECGDPMWQARGPGTEWIVQEVRKLLPGMPVYRHDRDQQDDLSAIQRGESGVVVGTQALLSLDAPPDLALIGVTLADTWLNISDFRAGERYHRLLRQLVAWHPARAPLTVVQTFQPTHPALSCLQAGQDAAYYPALEVRAREDLGYPPHRLLTYIEISARDQQRAAIAAQDVADTLHGAGATTHEVLGPAPSPLARVRGTYPHQLLLRTRNETRLDELLSALDRRFAARVRVDISPRGLG